The Candidatus Bathyarchaeota archaeon region ATGCTGCGCCAAAAAAAGCGACAGAACAACAACCAAAATCAAAGCTACTGAGAAGGCTAAGGTTAGTTTGCGGTTCAAATCTCCTCAAATACTAATCAGCAAAATACTATTTAACATTAAACTAAAAACCGCCACATTAATACTGCTGGACGTTATCGGCTAAACAACCCTACCAGCTTACCTTCTGCGAGGATATGCCCCTTCATGGCCTTTTCAACATCACGTTTGGCAGCTTTTACGCCTAAAGTCAACGTCGCATCCAACGCGTAAAATTTGAAAGCGTAGCGGTGATTTTTCCCGGGTGGTGGACAAGGTGGTGCATAGACGGGTTCTTGGTCGCTGTTCAATGCTGCAATGCCAGCAGAAGAGTTTTCGCCGATTTGACTTTGAGTGGGCGGGATATTGTAGAGTATCCAGTGGTCAAAGGTTCCACCCACCGCGTCGGGGTCATCAAAAATTAATGCAAGGCTTTTTGTGCCCTCGGGAACGCCCTCAATGGAGAGCGGCGGGTTTATGCCTTCGCCTACACAAGTGTATTTTTCTGGGATGCGCTGGTTGTTTTTAAACGCGGAACTGGTTACGGTCAGTTCTTTCATCAGGATTCCTCATTTTTGTTGTTTTGTTTGTCTGATAAATAGTTGGCGAACAACACACGCGCCCTCATAATGAAGTTTCGACTTTGATGAAGTGCATATGACCCTTATGCGTTGCGAGCCTGTGTTGTCTTAGTTCTTCGGGGTTTTGAAATTCTGTTTTGCAGATGGGGCACTTGTAAGTTTCATACATGTTAGGGCACCTCTTTAGCCAAGCCAAAGCTACTATGTTTTAAAAGAATATGTGACTGTACGAGCACGACAAAAAAGCGTTAAATTCGGCGATTATTCTTCGCGCCATTTTTCCACGATTAATTTGCCCTCTGCGGGGTTGAATTTCACTTTTACAGGCATGGAACCGTCGCATTTAAACGGAAACATTGTGTCGTCCACCACTCGAACGGGCAAATAAAGCAGATAACGATCATCCTTTCTTCTAAATAATGTCCCCTTCCCCTCATTCCCCATAGAGATCACAAACGAGTTAACGATGATTCGCCATTTGCTTTTAAAGCTGACTGTCAAAATCGCTCTTATTTGGAATCCATGCAGGCAGACTTCTAATTTCCAGGTTAGGCAGAGATTGGTTCACAGAAGCTTTTCTTTGGTTTATTAGTGTTTGCTGCTTGTTGAAGCGTCAGTTTGTTTGATATTTCGTTGGCTAGATCCAGTCGGAGAAGGCAATGCTTGCATTTGTTGTCTCTACAGCCACAGAGAAGCAAGTTGGGGTTATGATGGTTTGTAACTAAAATTTCGGTGTTGGATTTGCAGTTTTCGCATCGCAACGCCCGAACTTGCTCGTTTATCAAGTAGCCCTCAACGAGAAAAACGCTCCACGATTTCAGTTTAAAATTACTTAACATAGAACTGCCCAGAAAGTATCCATTAAAAAAATGGCGTTTTATTCAATAAGTGAATGTCTTGGCGGGTTAAATCATTATGTGGTTGTTGCAGATAAACAACAAACAAAAAATTGACTATTTCAGTTGCACAGTTAAATGACGACGTAGATGCCGAGGAAGAAAAGTGTGCGGATAAACTGCAACATACATCATGTTATCTATGACTTGATTCATTATAGAGGTGATAAAGCCGCTAAAGTAGAGAAGTAAGGCTAAGTATCAACGAATCCGAGGGAAGGTAAAGTTTTTTCGTACGTATTTTTGATTCAGAGGACGCTTTCATAAGTCAGTTATATGGCTTCCGACAATTGGTGTTTCCATTGTAATTGGAGGATGAGTGTGTACATGAAACAAATTGCGGATAAAAACAGAAAACAATTAGAGGCTAAATTAGCCAACGTTTTTGATGAACAGATCACCGGATTGTCTACCGAATTGCGTGAAATATTGCTAGATGACATGGTGACAGCCTTCGAAAATAGATTAAATGTGTTAAACCAAACCATAGAGAAAGCAGCCTGCTGAGGGCAATCTATGGAGTTTAATACTGATTAGTAATACATAAGTGATTTATATTAAAACGAAGAATCTTAACAAAACACGAGGAGTATAAAGTGCGTCGATCAAAACTCGAAATGTATGTCGATATCCTTACAGTGCTTGCACACCGTGGCCCCCTCAAACTAACCCACGTCATGTACAAGGCAAACGTTAACTGCAGCGTCCTCAAAGAATACCTAGACTTCCTGATGAAACAGGGTCTGGTGGAAGAGCGCACGATTGGCAAACGGCGGGTAGTTTTCGCTGTCACCCAACGTGGCATTACAGTTCTAAAATACTTCAAGGAACTAAAACAAGTTCTGCCCATCGTTGAGGAAGCCAGAAACCAAGCACCAGTCCCCTACTAAACCTCCCTTTCTAAACCCCGTATTTTATTCTTTTTTCCTTTTGTTTCGTTTTGTTTTTCAATTTATTTTGGTGCTTTTTTCGCGTTAAATAGTTTTCAAAAATACTTAGTTTAGTATCGCAAGACTTAATAAACACTTATTGTGTTTATTTATCCAACAACTGTACACATGAAAAACAACTCGGGGATTAAAGTGATTAGAAACGACCTGACCAGCAAAAAGCCCTTGAACATTCTCGAAAAAATAGAGGAAAGCCTCGAGAAACTCAACGAGAAAATGGAAGTCATGATAGAAATCCAAAAAAACACAGCTGGAAACACTACCACCCCCCAGTCTGTTCCCGCCATACCTGACGCTTCTTTAGACGTTATGACCCTCCTCTCTATGCCGGACCACCTACGAAAGACCGCCATGACGATTTGCAGATGCTCAAAAGCAACCGCTGAAGAAGTTGCAGAACAAACACAACGCGCTAGAGCCGTTGAGAGCGCTTATCTAAACCAGTTAGTCATCATGGGCTACATCAAAAAAGAACGTAAAGGCCGCAAAGCATACTTCTATATAGATAGGGAATCACAGAGTTGAGATTATGAGCAAAATACTCGCTGTACACTCATACAAAGGTGGAACTGGCAAAACCTCCATGTCCGTTAACATAGCTGCAACACTTGCTAAGAACGGCAAAAAAGTCTGCCTCTTCGACTTAGACTTCAGAGCCCCAAGCTTATTTGCCATACTAAAAGCCCAAAACGTAGAAACCTGGTTCAATGACTACCTTAACAGCACCTGCGAAATCGACAAAGCATTAGTTGACATGAGCCACAGAATTCCAGGCGGCGGAAAATTCTACGCTTGTCTTGCTAATCCATCCACAGAAGCCATCCGCGACATGTCCTCCAAAGACCGCAAATGGGAAATGCGTGCGCTAGGCAGAATCTTAGCCCTAAGAGAAAGTCTGCTTAGAGACCAAAAATTCGACTACCTCGTCTTTGACACAAGCCCCGGACTCCAATACTCCTCAATCAACGCCATCGTAGCTGCAGACTTCGTCGTCGTTGCCACCACTGGTGACCGCTCCGACGTAGACGGAACAAAACGCATGCTAGCAGAACTCTACAATCTCTTCGAGAAAAAAACTGGGTTAGTGCTAAACAAGGTGTTGGATCCTTCGCTATCCTCTCGAAAGACGGAGATGCAAGCTAAAATCAAAGCGGACTACAAGGTGCCCCTGCTTGGCATGGTACCGTGTTTCTGTGAGGTCTTACGTGCCGAAGGTAACTTTATTTTCGCCCAGGACAAACCTGACCATCCATTCACAAAGATTGTAGCTGAGATGGTTAAGAAAATAGAAACCAACGACGTAAATTAACTTCCTTCTCTTTTTGTCTATTCTCTCTTTAGGAAAAATCTTTCATCAAATCATTCAGTTGCGCAAACAACACCAAAAAACGGTAACCTTTCTCAGTGGTTGTGTACCTGTTTACTTTTTTTGCAAGCAAACCCTGCGCGGTTAGGGTGTTCACGTGGTTTTTTAATTGTGAATAGTTCAGGTTTGTATTGTACATTATGCTGGTTTTGGTTTTTTGCTGTTCACAAAAGAGCAAAATCTCAGCGTATATGTCCATTTTCCCTCTTCGCCCCCCTTTCACGCCCTTTCTGCTTCGTCCATGCCTTAAGAGGGCAAACTGAAGGGCGTGAGAATCAAGTTTCTCTGCTTCTGCGGAGTTGTTTGTCACCTTCTCTATCCCCAGTTTGATTCTCAATAGGTTTTTTTGGAACTTAAAAGAATGTGACTGTACAATAACAGCCACAATTAACGCTTGTGGCCGTTAACGGTTTAAATATGTAATACATTGATAGAGCATGTTTAGAAGGTGCATATTTGAGTCAGAATCTGCGGGTTTTCTCTGACGGCGGCGCAAGAGGCAACCCTGGACCTGCAGCAATAGCGTTCATCGCAACTACAGAGTCAGGTGTAACCGTTAAGGCCGATTCACGCTACATCGGCATACACACCAACAATCAAGCAGAGTACCAAGCACTACTTTTGGCGTTAAAATATGCTTCAGAACAAAAAGCCTCCCAAGTTACCTGTCACCTCGATAGCGAATTGGTAACTAAACAACTGAACGGCGAGTATGCCATAAAAAACTATGAACTCCAACAGTTGTTTGCACAGGTTCAGGGCTTTAAGAACTGCTTTAAAAAAATCGCTTTCGTTCACGTCCCACGGAGTCACCCCATGATTCAGAGAGCAGACGCATTAGTTAACAAAACCCTCGACGAAGAAGCTAAAAGGCGACTTTCTAAATTCCCCTAAAACCGTATAAAAATTCGAAAAAAGCGGCTCTTTTAAAATCGAGAAGCAACAAAGAATCGACTGAATACAAAAATTGAAAAAAGAAAAAGGTTAGTTGAGGTTTACTGTGGCTATTTCTGCGAGGTTGCTTAAACTGTTGAGCTTTACTTGGCTGTTGGAGACGGTGTAGAGTGTGTTGTCGATGTAGAGAGCTCTGGTTATCCACTGGTTTTGTGTATTCCAGTATTCGCTGTAGTTTCTGATTTGACCTTGGCTGTTGAGCAGTGAAGAGTCTATGTGGGTTACGGTGCCCTTGAGTGTAAAGCCGTTTAAGGTGACAGTGAACACGTAGGCGCCTTGCCAAACAGTTTGACCATACGCTGAGTCACCATAAGCTTGTCTGTCTGATTCGCTGACTACTGCTAAGCTCACTGGGATTACCAGCAAACCGCTGTTTTGGTCGAAGAGGAACGCTTTAGGTTCGTAGAGGGCTTCGGAGTCTGTGCCGCGGTCGCCGATGCCATAGTACGACAGTTGTACGGGGTTGTTTACGTTTCCGACATCAAAGAGCGCCAATTTTAAGCCTTGATAATACGCAAAGTTGCCTTCATTTGCTGCTACCGCTTCTTTGCCAACGCCGATTAAATGTGTCTCATCGAAGGGATGTAGATAGTCGGAGTAGCCGGGGATTTTGAGTTCACCTAAAACCGTTGGGTTAGTGGGTTGACTGAGGTCAATGACGAATAAGGGGTCGATTTGCTGGAAAGTGACGAGGTAACATTTGTCGCCCATAAAACGCACCGCGTGTAAGTTTTCGTTGGGTGCTAAGCCTTCCAGTTTACCCGTAACGGCTAGATCGGTGTTGAGGACGTAGATGTTGTTCATTTGGCTATCTTGCCCATACCAGTTGGTTGCTACACGGAAGTATCCGTTGTATTCGTCCATAGAGTACTGGTTTAGCAGGTTTCCAGGAACACTGCCCTGTGCCTGAAGTGAGAGGTTTAAGCCGTTTATGCTTACACGGTAGATTGCAGTGTAGGAACCTGCGGAGTTATCCCAGTTGGGGTAGGTTATGTAGATGTTGCGGGGTGAAACGTACATTGTGCTTGCGCCCCCCATCAGGACAGTCATGTTAGTTGGAGTTGCAGCGTCGTTTGCGATGTCTA contains the following coding sequences:
- a CDS encoding YbhB/YbcL family Raf kinase inhibitor-like protein gives rise to the protein MKELTVTSSAFKNNQRIPEKYTCVGEGINPPLSIEGVPEGTKSLALIFDDPDAVGGTFDHWILYNIPPTQSQIGENSSAGIAALNSDQEPVYAPPCPPPGKNHRYAFKFYALDATLTLGVKAAKRDVEKAMKGHILAEGKLVGLFSR
- a CDS encoding ribonuclease HI family protein, encoding MSQNLRVFSDGGARGNPGPAAIAFIATTESGVTVKADSRYIGIHTNNQAEYQALLLALKYASEQKASQVTCHLDSELVTKQLNGEYAIKNYELQQLFAQVQGFKNCFKKIAFVHVPRSHPMIQRADALVNKTLDEEAKRRLSKFP
- a CDS encoding ParA family protein; translated protein: MSKILAVHSYKGGTGKTSMSVNIAATLAKNGKKVCLFDLDFRAPSLFAILKAQNVETWFNDYLNSTCEIDKALVDMSHRIPGGGKFYACLANPSTEAIRDMSSKDRKWEMRALGRILALRESLLRDQKFDYLVFDTSPGLQYSSINAIVAADFVVVATTGDRSDVDGTKRMLAELYNLFEKKTGLVLNKVLDPSLSSRKTEMQAKIKADYKVPLLGMVPCFCEVLRAEGNFIFAQDKPDHPFTKIVAEMVKKIETNDVN
- a CDS encoding beta-propeller domain-containing protein → MVQKEVTKKTRIYASAAVLSAIMLISVVYVFGATPIIFPDQAPSASGMRTFESMADIVNYLNSNSQGSNYVGGPLDNKFFGDRATISAPSPVTQGTFGDTSTVQESSSGAGSKGYSTTNIQVSGVDEADTVKTDGSYIYTISSKQNNYYYYDTYNSGYSNTVYILDANPQNAKVVSKISMDNNTQAAGLFLSTDGNKLVVIASKYQTYYGVLGIAEDSAPRIMPYYNSDVYTFIYVYDVSNKAAPALTRNLTMSGSYFNSRMIGDNVYAVISQPAVVYNDLVTLPAVYDDQVSYKASPTTIYYADMNDTSYTFTSFYGIDIANDAATPTNMTVLMGGASTMYVSPRNIYITYPNWDNSAGSYTAIYRVSINGLNLSLQAQGSVPGNLLNQYSMDEYNGYFRVATNWYGQDSQMNNIYVLNTDLAVTGKLEGLAPNENLHAVRFMGDKCYLVTFQQIDPLFVIDLSQPTNPTVLGELKIPGYSDYLHPFDETHLIGVGKEAVAANEGNFAYYQGLKLALFDVGNVNNPVQLSYYGIGDRGTDSEALYEPKAFLFDQNSGLLVIPVSLAVVSESDRQAYGDSAYGQTVWQGAYVFTVTLNGFTLKGTVTHIDSSLLNSQGQIRNYSEYWNTQNQWITRALYIDNTLYTVSNSQVKLNSLSNLAEIATVNLN
- a CDS encoding helix-turn-helix domain-containing protein, with the protein product MIRNDLTSKKPLNILEKIEESLEKLNEKMEVMIEIQKNTAGNTTTPQSVPAIPDASLDVMTLLSMPDHLRKTAMTICRCSKATAEEVAEQTQRARAVESAYLNQLVIMGYIKKERKGRKAYFYIDRESQS